One part of the Haliaeetus albicilla chromosome 27, bHalAlb1.1, whole genome shotgun sequence genome encodes these proteins:
- the TXNDC15 gene encoding thioredoxin domain-containing protein 15 has product MWWRRQRRLLLLLLALAWLGRALPAGAVTEQSAGGQPRSPGGGGGGEPVRYRTAEMADAMLGSGLPGQQAVVLSVVPGEARDGQTSAVAKGACDAAAGGDVCGAGSGPTAGLGPAGGQGREQAVLETVLPAPAEESNSTDGTKAPKVNCEERNTTGIDRFTLQILNVSQDLMEFLNANSSDCTLVLFYTPWCRFSASLAPHFNSLPRAFPTLRFLALDASQHSSLSTRFGTVAVPNILLFQGAKPMARFNHTDRTLETLKDFIFNQTGIEAKSDVAVTEEDWEGPLPSVLTKGIDWLLLFSLLFLASFVMYATVRTESIRWLIPGQEHEHQE; this is encoded by the exons ATGTGgtggcggcggcagcggcggctgctgctgctgctgctggcgctGGCCTGGCTCGGTAGGGCCCTTCCTGCAG GGGCGGTGACGGAGCAGAGCGCAGGcgggcagccccgctcccccgggggcggtggcggtggcGAGCCGGTGCGGTACCGGACTGCGGAGATGGCGGACGCGATGCTGGGCAGCGGGCTCCCCGGGCAGCAGGCCGTGGTGCTCTCGGTGGTACCGGGGGAGGCGAGGGACGGCCAGACGTCCGCCGTCGCCAAGGGAGCTTGCGATGCGGCGGCAGGAGGTGATGTGTGCGGCGCGGGGAGCGGCCCGACGGCCGGCCTCGGCCcggcgggcgggcagggccgggAGCAGGCCGTGCTGGAAACGGTGCTGCCCGCGCCCGCCGAGGAATCGAATAGCACCGACGGCACCAAAGCTCCCAAAGTGAACTGCGAGGAGAGGAACACTACCGGCATCGACCGCTTCACCCTGCAGATCCTGAACGTGTCTCAG GACCTGATGGAGTTCTTAAATGCAAACAGCAGTGACTGTACATTAGTCTTGTTCTATACGCCGTGGTGCCGCTTTTCTGCCAGTCTGGCACCTCATTTTAATTCTTTACCTCGGGCATTTCCAACTCTTCGCTTCCTGGCACTGGATGCGTCTCAGCACAGCAG TTTATCAACTAGATTTGGAACTGTGGCTGTACCAAATATCCTCCTTTTCCAAGGTGCTAAACCTATGGCTAGATTTAATCACACAGACAGAACGCTGGAAACACTGAAAGACTTCATTTTTAATCAAACAG GTATCGAAGCTAAAAGTGATGTGGCTGTGACCGAGGAAGACTGGGAAGGCCCCCTGCCTAGCGTTCTGACAAAAGGCATAGACtggctgcttctgttttctttgctcttccTGGCTAGCTTTGTCATGTATGCTACCGTTCGCACGGAGAGCATTCGGTGGCTGATCCCAGGACAGGAGCACGAACATCAGGAATAA